A single window of Athene noctua chromosome 1, bAthNoc1.hap1.1, whole genome shotgun sequence DNA harbors:
- the ADGRF5 gene encoding adhesion G protein-coupled receptor F5 isoform X1 yields MGSFLPSTEGQVWKRLGRDQALVVLQAVQQSLDTMPSPITAGLHCLFLLVTACCQTSQDSNFNPFIQYVIDSALGEESFQSEMQRQKRNMLFFDLPPVEYTVDIEVSFMDSSFLEPIKDYFKNFTLPLSTNISNVDMTVSNINITTVCLPSGENNSCCSCENGYAWPSAVCSDLITCSSDSLALDLPCSYMMEMPFYRPYCEPQTEDSCGMEEPIVMNMSVRLDTKFLYELTNSSSEFYKKYKTDLEKAFHASYRCLPGFVSATVTGFRPGSVFVNYEVKAGAASFAQIASANKIVPQFLDAFYKVDQSTFTTEITNQTNFTVSPGDIFEGDTVSLICEINSTSENVTWYHFDQIITTSFHYSIERKVSRGTSRSILKIVNITMKDSGSYRCTFTMSKHLTTWIFKATQTILVSLLYVTPNLNDISVTCNSPEMQTNSPLLSCCIDRHLPSLTGDWKVNGAINITGVPSFSENCTEYRLKIDESLCPPEKSGTVTTYTCKLQTGYGARCSQNISVMYLRTAHVTVSPSTNSVSEGHPFSLMCESDVSNYDSISWKIQSGNKTKTVGCDTCIKNSKFPATSVLTVETATQDWNGIYICTFSQKYLESSANVTIEVISLPLKKNILIDPIAASIQCKVQQTLECCISANTMENYNVTFVVQQNEFQVGKKKNGSLFCYVYNYTETDCSKEQELKAYCKFINRIKQEVKSENITLHLIFAQEISCSSSLGIGKEGAILIKPCRDTNTDSFTRGRKIYKCSNKTWKTERDDCLSVSINNLLSSAESLVKSPEAKANLPKYLAELKEKTRLEQNTISHSPANLGAIVTILDMVSSIPADAEEVTIKNFLSTVDYIVADSTAEAWEDLNKAEKPTSSLLLDSVENFTLHLQPVNNSIPPVSANTLQLQGRVVTENNYRNYNKSFSSTENLTVNVFIGESEIQTLTQNSTIVSVMYSRLARILPWNEPECVNGLLITTTVSNNRSHKFNINMTFTKKDSSLKMAQCVFWNFTLNKRRGGWDTRGCIATEAEDYVICSCNHLTPFSILMSPDKSSQIIFEDYITYIGLIISIVSLVACIIIESLVWKYVTNNTTSYMRHVCILNIATSLLIADIWFIVTASINDQNQQTSRGICFVATFFIHLFYLCVFFWMLSLGLILFYRLIFILHNTSKTAQKAVAFCLGYGCPFVIAVITIAVTLPRNNYTRRGVCWLNWKDSKALLAFVIPALIIVAINLFITAVVIIKILRPTIGDRSNRQEKKSLFQIGKSVAILTPLLGLTWGFGLATIIKNSHRAFHILFALFNALQGLFILVFGSLWDKKIQEALMKRNSMSKWSSQQTKQRAEGPGGSSLRLARQSSTSTSLILVTPMFAMSYPFSRTFNNLCGKTGKYRVSSSESSSSSSENTSKSYSLLN; encoded by the exons GCCGTACAGCAGTCACTGGACACAATGCCGTCCCCAATTACTGCAGGTCTCCATTGCCTGTTTCTACTGGTCACAGCATGTTGCCAGACATCACAGGACTCAAACTTCAATCCCTTCATCCAATATGTG attGACAGTGCACTAGGAGAGGAAAGCTTCCAGTCAGAGATGCAAAGGCAGAAGCGAAACA tgcttttttttgaCCTTCCCCCTGTGGAGTACACCGTTGACATTGAAGTAAGCTTTATGGATTCATCTTTTCTGGAGCCAATCAAAGACTATTTCAAAAACTTTACACTTCCACtttcaacaaatatttcaaatgtaGACATGACAGTTTCAAACATCAACATTACAACAG TCTGTCTGCCCAGTGGTGAGAACAACAGCTGTTGTTCTTGTGAGAATGGATACGCCTGGCCAAGTGCGGTGTGCAGTGACTTGATAACCTGCTCTTCTGACAGCCTAGCACTCGACCTGCCCTGCAGCTACATGATGGAAATGCCTTTCTACAGGCCTTACTGTGAGCCTCAGACTGAAG actCATGTGGTATGGAAGAGCCCATTGTAATGAATATGTCAGTCAGACTCGACACAAAGTTTCTGTATGAGCTCACGAATTCTTCTTCTGAattttacaaaaaatacaaaactgacCTTGAAAAAGCG TTTCACGCTAGCTACAGATGTTTACCAGGCTTTGTATCGGCAACAGTAACTGGTTTCAG GCCTGGAAGTGTTTTTGTGAACTACGAGGTAAAAGCAGGAGCAGCAAGCTTCGCTCAGATAGCAAGTGCCAACAAAATTGTACCACAATTTCTCGATGCGTTTTACAAAGTAGACCAATCTACCTTCACAACAGAAATAACTA ATCAGACAAACTTCACTGTGAGTCCTGGAGACATTTTTGAAGGGGATACAGTAAGCCTGATTTGTGAGATAAATTCAACATCTGAGAACGTGACCTGGTATCACTTTGATCAGATCATCACAACCAGCTTCCACTATTCAATAGAAAGAAAAGTTTCAAGGGGAACCTCAAGGTCGATTCTTAAAATTGTCAACATTACGATGAAGGATTCTG GTTCCTATAGGTGCACTTTCACAATGAGCAAACACCTTACCACATGGATATTCAAGGCCACACAAACGATATTAGTCTCTCTGCTGTACGTCACCCCAAACTTAAATGACATCAGTGTTACATGCAACAGTCCTGAAATGCAGACAAACAGTCCTCTGCTCTCCTGTTGTATTGACAGACACCTACCATCACTTACTGGTGACTGGAAAGTAAATGGAGCAATCAATATTACGG GAGTCCCCAGTTTCAGTGAAAACTGCACTGAATACAGGCTTAAGATTGACGAATCACTATGCCCACCTGAAAAGTCAGGTACAGTGACAACATATACATGTAAGCTGCAGACTGGATACGGTGCCAGGTGCAGCCAAAACATCAGCGTGATGTACCTCCGGACAG CCCATGTAACAGTATCTCCAAGCACAAACTCAGTTTCCGAGGGACATCCATTCAGTCTAATGTGTGAAAGTGATGTGAGCAATTATGACAGCATCAGTTGGAAAATTCAGTCTGGAAACAAGACAAAAACAGTAGGCTGTGATACATGCATCAAAAATAGCAAATTTCCAGCCACATCTGTGCTCACAGTGGAGACTGCTACACAGGACTGGAACG GCATCTACATCTGCACATTCTCCCAGAAGTACCTGGAGAGTTCTGCCAATGTGACAATCGAGGTTATTTCCTTGCCTCTGAAGAAGAACATCCTGATAGACCCCATTGCAGCATCTATACAGTGCAAAGTGCAACAAACCCTTGAGTGCTGCATAAGTGCTAACACCATGGAAAATTACAACGTTACCTTCGTGGTTCAACAAAATGAATTTCAAGTTG ggaaaaagaaaaatggaagtttGTTCTGCTATGTGTACAATTACACAGAAACAGATTGCAGCAAAGAGCAAGAGCTCAAGGCATATTGCAAGTTTATTAACCGCATTAAACAGGAAGTCAAGAGTGAAAATATAACACTGCACCTGATATTTG CTCAGGAAATTTCCTGCTCAAGCAGTCTTGGCATTGGAAAAGAAGGGGCCATATTAATAAAGCCATGCCGTGACACAAATACAGATAGTTTTACACGAGGCAGAAAAATTTACAAGTGCTCCAACAAAACATGGAAGACTGAAAGGGATGACTGCCTGTCTGTATCAATAAACAACTTGCTGTCTAGTGCCGAG TCCTTGGTCAAGAGTCCTGAGGCAAAAGCAAACCTACCTAAATACCTTGCAGAGCTTAAGGAAAAGACAAGACTGGAGCAAAACACAATAAGCCATTCTCCTGCAAACCTAGGTGCCATCGTTACCATCCTGGATATGGTCTCTTCTATCCCAGCAGATGCAGAGGAGGTCACTAttaaa AATTTCCTCTCCACAGTGGACTACATTGTTGCTGATTCCACAGCTGAAGCTTGGGAAGACCTGAATAAAGCGGAGAAACCCACAAGTTCTTTGTTGCTGGATTCAGTAGAAAATTTTACCCTGCATCTCCAACCAGTTAATAATAGCATTCCTCCTGTCTCTGCAAACACCCTTCAGCTACAAGGTAGAGTTGTCACAGAAAATAACTACAGAAATTATAACAAGAGCTTCAGCAGTACAGAAAACCTCACAGTTAATGTCTTCATTGGTGAAAGTGAAATTCAGACCCTAACTCAAAATTCAACCATTGTCAGTGTGATGTACTCAAGACTTGCACGTATTTTGCCATGGAATGAGCCCGAGTGTGTGAATGGCTTACTGATAACAACAACCGTGAGCAACAACAGAAGCCATAAGTTCAATATTAATATGACCTTTACAAAGAAAGACTCATCTCTAAAGATGGCCCAGTGTGTCTTTTGGAACTTCACCCTCAACAAGAGGAGGGGGGGCTGGGATACTCGTGGTTGCATAGCCACAGAGGCAGAAGATTATGTCATTTGCTCCTGCAATCACTTAACACCATTCTCTATTCTGATGTCACCTGATAAATCCTCCCAGATAATCTTTGAAGATTATATAACCTACATTGGCCTGATCATTTCAATCGTGAGTTTGGTGGCGTGCATTATAATTGAATCCTTAGTCTGGAAATACGTGACAAACAACACAACCTCCTATATGCGCCATGTCTGTATACTCAACATAGCTACATCACTCCTGATTGCTGACATTTGGTTCATTGTCACTGCCTCCATCAATGACCAAAACCAACAGACGAGCAGAGGCATCTGTTTTGTGGCCACCTTCTTCATCCATTTATTCTACCTATGTGTCTTTTTCTGGATGCTCAGCCTGGGCCTCATTCTTTTCTACAGACTGATCTTCATCTTACATAACACAAGCAAGACCGCTCAGAAAGCAGTGGCATTCTGTCTGGGATATGGGTGCCCCTTTGTCATTGCAGTCATCACCATCGCTGTCACACTGCCAAGGAACAATTACACCAGAAGAGGTGTCTGCTGGCTCAACTGGAAGGACAGCAAAGCTCTCTTGGCCTTTGTCATACCTGCCCTGATCATTGTGGCCATAAATTTGTTCATCACTGCAGTCGTTATAATAAAAATTCTGAGGCCAACTATTGGGGATAGGTCAAACAGGCAGGAGAAGAAGTCTTTGTTTCAAATTGGCAAAAGCGTGGCCATCTTGACACCACTGTTAGGCCTCACCTGGGGATTTGGCCTTGCCACCATCATCAAAAACAGTCACCGAGCTTTCCACATCCTCTTTGCTCTGTTCAATGCTTTGCAG GGATTATTCATTTTGGTGTTTGGGAGTCTCTGGGACAAGAAG atACAAGAAGCCCTGATGAAGAGGAattcaatgtccaaatggagttCGCAGCAAACAAAG CAACGTGCTGAAGGCCCAGGAGGAAGCAGCCTGCGACTagccaggcagagcagcact TCAACCTCCCTGATCCTGGTGACACCAATGTTTGCTATGAGCTATCCATTTTCAAGAACCTTTAACAACTTGTGTGGGAAAACAG gaaaatacagggtatcTTCTTCAGAGTCATCCAGCTCCTCCTCTGAAAACACTTCCAAGTCATATTCTTTGCTTAACTGA
- the ADGRF5 gene encoding adhesion G protein-coupled receptor F5 isoform X5 → MPSPITAGLHCLFLLVTACCQTSQDSNFNPFIQYVIDSALGEESFQSEMQRQKRNMLFFDLPPVEYTVDIEVSFMDSSFLEPIKDYFKNFTLPLSTNISNVDMTVSNINITTVCLPSGENNSCCSCENGYAWPSAVCSDLITCSSDSLALDLPCSYMMEMPFYRPYCEPQTEDSCGMEEPIVMNMSVRLDTKFLYELTNSSSEFYKKYKTDLEKAFHASYRCLPGFVSATVTGFRPGSVFVNYEVKAGAASFAQIASANKIVPQFLDAFYKVDQSTFTTEITNQTNFTVSPGDIFEGDTVSLICEINSTSENVTWYHFDQIITTSFHYSIERKVSRGTSRSILKIVNITMKDSGSYRCTFTMSKHLTTWIFKATQTILVSLLYVTPNLNDISVTCNSPEMQTNSPLLSCCIDRHLPSLTGDWKVNGAINITGVPSFSENCTEYRLKIDESLCPPEKSGTVTTYTCKLQTGYGARCSQNISVMYLRTAHVTVSPSTNSVSEGHPFSLMCESDVSNYDSISWKIQSGNKTKTVGCDTCIKNSKFPATSVLTVETATQDWNGIYICTFSQKYLESSANVTIEVISLPLKKNILIDPIAASIQCKVQQTLECCISANTMENYNVTFVVQQNEFQVGKKKNGSLFCYVYNYTETDCSKEQELKAYCKFINRIKQEVKSENITLHLIFAQEISCSSSLGIGKEGAILIKPCRDTNTDSFTRGRKIYKCSNKTWKTERDDCLSVSINNLLSSAESLVKSPEAKANLPKYLAELKEKTRLEQNTISHSPANLGAIVTILDMVSSIPADAEEVTIKNFLSTVDYIVADSTAEAWEDLNKAEKPTSSLLLDSVENFTLHLQPVNNSIPPVSANTLQLQGRVVTENNYRNYNKSFSSTENLTVNVFIGESEIQTLTQNSTIVSVMYSRLARILPWNEPECVNGLLITTTVSNNRSHKFNINMTFTKKDSSLKMAQCVFWNFTLNKRRGGWDTRGCIATEAEDYVICSCNHLTPFSILMSPDKSSQIIFEDYITYIGLIISIVSLVACIIIESLVWKYVTNNTTSYMRHVCILNIATSLLIADIWFIVTASINDQNQQTSRGICFVATFFIHLFYLCVFFWMLSLGLILFYRLIFILHNTSKTAQKAVAFCLGYGCPFVIAVITIAVTLPRNNYTRRGVCWLNWKDSKALLAFVIPALIIVAINLFITAVVIIKILRPTIGDRSNRQEKKSLFQIGKSVAILTPLLGLTWGFGLATIIKNSHRAFHILFALFNALQGLFILVFGSLWDKKIQEALMKRNSMSKWSSQQTKQRAEGPGGSSLRLARQSSTSTSLILVTPMFAMSYPFSRTFNNLCGKTGKYRVSSSESSSSSSENTSKSYSLLN, encoded by the exons ATGCCGTCCCCAATTACTGCAGGTCTCCATTGCCTGTTTCTACTGGTCACAGCATGTTGCCAGACATCACAGGACTCAAACTTCAATCCCTTCATCCAATATGTG attGACAGTGCACTAGGAGAGGAAAGCTTCCAGTCAGAGATGCAAAGGCAGAAGCGAAACA tgcttttttttgaCCTTCCCCCTGTGGAGTACACCGTTGACATTGAAGTAAGCTTTATGGATTCATCTTTTCTGGAGCCAATCAAAGACTATTTCAAAAACTTTACACTTCCACtttcaacaaatatttcaaatgtaGACATGACAGTTTCAAACATCAACATTACAACAG TCTGTCTGCCCAGTGGTGAGAACAACAGCTGTTGTTCTTGTGAGAATGGATACGCCTGGCCAAGTGCGGTGTGCAGTGACTTGATAACCTGCTCTTCTGACAGCCTAGCACTCGACCTGCCCTGCAGCTACATGATGGAAATGCCTTTCTACAGGCCTTACTGTGAGCCTCAGACTGAAG actCATGTGGTATGGAAGAGCCCATTGTAATGAATATGTCAGTCAGACTCGACACAAAGTTTCTGTATGAGCTCACGAATTCTTCTTCTGAattttacaaaaaatacaaaactgacCTTGAAAAAGCG TTTCACGCTAGCTACAGATGTTTACCAGGCTTTGTATCGGCAACAGTAACTGGTTTCAG GCCTGGAAGTGTTTTTGTGAACTACGAGGTAAAAGCAGGAGCAGCAAGCTTCGCTCAGATAGCAAGTGCCAACAAAATTGTACCACAATTTCTCGATGCGTTTTACAAAGTAGACCAATCTACCTTCACAACAGAAATAACTA ATCAGACAAACTTCACTGTGAGTCCTGGAGACATTTTTGAAGGGGATACAGTAAGCCTGATTTGTGAGATAAATTCAACATCTGAGAACGTGACCTGGTATCACTTTGATCAGATCATCACAACCAGCTTCCACTATTCAATAGAAAGAAAAGTTTCAAGGGGAACCTCAAGGTCGATTCTTAAAATTGTCAACATTACGATGAAGGATTCTG GTTCCTATAGGTGCACTTTCACAATGAGCAAACACCTTACCACATGGATATTCAAGGCCACACAAACGATATTAGTCTCTCTGCTGTACGTCACCCCAAACTTAAATGACATCAGTGTTACATGCAACAGTCCTGAAATGCAGACAAACAGTCCTCTGCTCTCCTGTTGTATTGACAGACACCTACCATCACTTACTGGTGACTGGAAAGTAAATGGAGCAATCAATATTACGG GAGTCCCCAGTTTCAGTGAAAACTGCACTGAATACAGGCTTAAGATTGACGAATCACTATGCCCACCTGAAAAGTCAGGTACAGTGACAACATATACATGTAAGCTGCAGACTGGATACGGTGCCAGGTGCAGCCAAAACATCAGCGTGATGTACCTCCGGACAG CCCATGTAACAGTATCTCCAAGCACAAACTCAGTTTCCGAGGGACATCCATTCAGTCTAATGTGTGAAAGTGATGTGAGCAATTATGACAGCATCAGTTGGAAAATTCAGTCTGGAAACAAGACAAAAACAGTAGGCTGTGATACATGCATCAAAAATAGCAAATTTCCAGCCACATCTGTGCTCACAGTGGAGACTGCTACACAGGACTGGAACG GCATCTACATCTGCACATTCTCCCAGAAGTACCTGGAGAGTTCTGCCAATGTGACAATCGAGGTTATTTCCTTGCCTCTGAAGAAGAACATCCTGATAGACCCCATTGCAGCATCTATACAGTGCAAAGTGCAACAAACCCTTGAGTGCTGCATAAGTGCTAACACCATGGAAAATTACAACGTTACCTTCGTGGTTCAACAAAATGAATTTCAAGTTG ggaaaaagaaaaatggaagtttGTTCTGCTATGTGTACAATTACACAGAAACAGATTGCAGCAAAGAGCAAGAGCTCAAGGCATATTGCAAGTTTATTAACCGCATTAAACAGGAAGTCAAGAGTGAAAATATAACACTGCACCTGATATTTG CTCAGGAAATTTCCTGCTCAAGCAGTCTTGGCATTGGAAAAGAAGGGGCCATATTAATAAAGCCATGCCGTGACACAAATACAGATAGTTTTACACGAGGCAGAAAAATTTACAAGTGCTCCAACAAAACATGGAAGACTGAAAGGGATGACTGCCTGTCTGTATCAATAAACAACTTGCTGTCTAGTGCCGAG TCCTTGGTCAAGAGTCCTGAGGCAAAAGCAAACCTACCTAAATACCTTGCAGAGCTTAAGGAAAAGACAAGACTGGAGCAAAACACAATAAGCCATTCTCCTGCAAACCTAGGTGCCATCGTTACCATCCTGGATATGGTCTCTTCTATCCCAGCAGATGCAGAGGAGGTCACTAttaaa AATTTCCTCTCCACAGTGGACTACATTGTTGCTGATTCCACAGCTGAAGCTTGGGAAGACCTGAATAAAGCGGAGAAACCCACAAGTTCTTTGTTGCTGGATTCAGTAGAAAATTTTACCCTGCATCTCCAACCAGTTAATAATAGCATTCCTCCTGTCTCTGCAAACACCCTTCAGCTACAAGGTAGAGTTGTCACAGAAAATAACTACAGAAATTATAACAAGAGCTTCAGCAGTACAGAAAACCTCACAGTTAATGTCTTCATTGGTGAAAGTGAAATTCAGACCCTAACTCAAAATTCAACCATTGTCAGTGTGATGTACTCAAGACTTGCACGTATTTTGCCATGGAATGAGCCCGAGTGTGTGAATGGCTTACTGATAACAACAACCGTGAGCAACAACAGAAGCCATAAGTTCAATATTAATATGACCTTTACAAAGAAAGACTCATCTCTAAAGATGGCCCAGTGTGTCTTTTGGAACTTCACCCTCAACAAGAGGAGGGGGGGCTGGGATACTCGTGGTTGCATAGCCACAGAGGCAGAAGATTATGTCATTTGCTCCTGCAATCACTTAACACCATTCTCTATTCTGATGTCACCTGATAAATCCTCCCAGATAATCTTTGAAGATTATATAACCTACATTGGCCTGATCATTTCAATCGTGAGTTTGGTGGCGTGCATTATAATTGAATCCTTAGTCTGGAAATACGTGACAAACAACACAACCTCCTATATGCGCCATGTCTGTATACTCAACATAGCTACATCACTCCTGATTGCTGACATTTGGTTCATTGTCACTGCCTCCATCAATGACCAAAACCAACAGACGAGCAGAGGCATCTGTTTTGTGGCCACCTTCTTCATCCATTTATTCTACCTATGTGTCTTTTTCTGGATGCTCAGCCTGGGCCTCATTCTTTTCTACAGACTGATCTTCATCTTACATAACACAAGCAAGACCGCTCAGAAAGCAGTGGCATTCTGTCTGGGATATGGGTGCCCCTTTGTCATTGCAGTCATCACCATCGCTGTCACACTGCCAAGGAACAATTACACCAGAAGAGGTGTCTGCTGGCTCAACTGGAAGGACAGCAAAGCTCTCTTGGCCTTTGTCATACCTGCCCTGATCATTGTGGCCATAAATTTGTTCATCACTGCAGTCGTTATAATAAAAATTCTGAGGCCAACTATTGGGGATAGGTCAAACAGGCAGGAGAAGAAGTCTTTGTTTCAAATTGGCAAAAGCGTGGCCATCTTGACACCACTGTTAGGCCTCACCTGGGGATTTGGCCTTGCCACCATCATCAAAAACAGTCACCGAGCTTTCCACATCCTCTTTGCTCTGTTCAATGCTTTGCAG GGATTATTCATTTTGGTGTTTGGGAGTCTCTGGGACAAGAAG atACAAGAAGCCCTGATGAAGAGGAattcaatgtccaaatggagttCGCAGCAAACAAAG CAACGTGCTGAAGGCCCAGGAGGAAGCAGCCTGCGACTagccaggcagagcagcact TCAACCTCCCTGATCCTGGTGACACCAATGTTTGCTATGAGCTATCCATTTTCAAGAACCTTTAACAACTTGTGTGGGAAAACAG gaaaatacagggtatcTTCTTCAGAGTCATCCAGCTCCTCCTCTGAAAACACTTCCAAGTCATATTCTTTGCTTAACTGA